TAGCCTATAGCTATTTGCAAaaaattccacttttttttttaacattttctattgaCTTGGGCTCTCGTGGTTCTTCCCACTTGCATTCTTATTAGCATGTAGCTTGTCTGGTAGGCTGTTAGCTAAGTTGTTAGCAGTAAATGGcactttttccatttgtgccaGTCTATTTCCGTATCACTCATAAGTGCTTcttcttgtttacatttttgtttgtctttagcATATCTGATAGCATCAACTTGTCTTGTTAGTTTAGCTGTCAGAAACATATACAAGTTtcatgccattttgtgtttgtttactaGACTTTCttcctgtttacatttttatgaccGATAAGAGGAGACATCATTTACAAACCTGTCAAgtattttgttcttgtttttttgtttgtttttgggttttttttttatttgtcttttgtttttaaacagttgTTGGAGGTTGAGGAAGCTACATTCGAGATGCTCAAGGGTGCCAGTGACAGCGAGGGTGATTCCGCCACTCTTGAAcgcatcacttcctgttgttgTATCTGCTCATCATAATAAATTACCATATTGTTTTTAAGCGATAAATCTGAGCAAGTTCCTCATGTACGGACCCACCGAGCCCAAAATCCACATGAACGACAATCATGAGGAAGATGAAGAGAATgtggacgaggacgaggagcaCAGGGTGGTCACCGTTGACCACTGGAAAGCACAGTTTGCAGATGGTGACGCTTCTTCTTGGGCCAAGGAAAGCGTTCTGAGTTTTGGTCACACCTTGCGTGATCGCTACAAGGGACCGAAACCTCTCATAGGTCAAGTTCAAGTTATTCGTCATGTTGCGTAATCCCTGGCGACCATTttgcgatatatatatatatttttttaacaaatagaaCTTCATCTAATAACTCATTATTTAACCTGAGGTGGTGCTAGCTGACACGGTTTGGTCCCCTTTGGCCTCTCAGGTCTTTTCAGGGTAACAGAGTGCGTTTGCGAGGAGGACGGTCGCACTTACTGCTTCCTGTGCCACTGCTGCCGGACTCGGGTCAAGACGCGGGCCTTCTACAGCCACTTCAGCAGCTCGGGTCACCTGCGCAGTTACCTGGTCAGGAATGAGCGAGCAtgtgaaaaaaagagacagtgTGTGTGAAATTGGAGTTTGAACCTGCAACTCTCGTGTTAGATGGAAACGCGGCGCGAGCAGATGGAGGCGGCAGGACCAAACGTCGGTAACAACGCTCAGATGATGGCCGGGAAGGTGGAGCGCGAGGAGGGGCGAGGAGAAATGGAGGTAAGCCTTGTTGTACATTTTCAACTTTATTCTGTTTGCTGCTTAGATTGACGGCAATGTTTAAAACATGTTGTATCTTTTTAGGTGGTCAAAGTACCGCAGTTCTTCTGTGGGCAGCTCGCTACTGAAAGTTACAAGTGGTGTAAGTGTACTTTAGGGCTgaaccattttgaaaaataatctacttgtttgtttgtttgttttttccttacaagatatttacaatatacaatatatttttaagcATACTACAAAAAACAATATCAGATGTATTCATAAAATTTGATCTTATAGGTTAGGCTTATAtagtttatttaaattagagttGTTATAtacagaagcgtattgcatttacttgaaaaacaaattttgggggggagttttgttttttttgtgtgatttttttttttttttttttttttctgaatatttttttgtcatagaAAATTTATGacaagaagaaaatattcagaaaacgggaagaaaaattatttaaaaaaaaaaaaatgaagaaaatcggGAAAAACAAGGGGaacaattattcagaaaaacgagaaatataaaaaataatccaaaaaacagcaccattttctgttttctgttttGACGATAGCATATTGCATGTGGGGGAAAGTGTCCACCATTGGCAAGTCTgtaacaagtcacttggagttcagaggtttaaaaaaaaataaaaataaaaaattacaccgAAAATCAGAAGcttgtgctctgttttttgaattattttttttcctcagttttaaaaaaataatgtttcccctgtttttctgattgattgattgattgatttctttttttccccctctcccaTGTGAATGCAACATGCTTCTGTagtaatgcacttttttttttttttggtctaaatgcTGCCAGTCAGATTTTGCATTTGATTGTGCTTCTTTCACCTCCTTCCTGTTGTTCCTGTCCAGGCGTCACCAGGCTTCGCAAGCGCGGCTCCCCGACTGTCCACAAGTGGACCAAAGCCCAAAAAGGTGCATCTTTGTCCACCCTTTTTCTAAGTGGCGACACTTCAATGcgtgtgctttttttgtgttttgtttttcttttgtgtttctCTCGTCCCGGCAGGAGTCGCCAAAGTCAAGAAGCGCGCCGAGGGCGTCCAAAGCCGGGTGGTGTTCAAGGTAAGCCTTCCGCTCACTGAAGGTCCGCTGCTGCTGGAGAGGACGTCCTTCAGCCACGACAGTCCACCCTTAGAATCCCTGGACCCGGACTTTGACTGTGAGCCCGCCAACCCGGGTGAAGACGCGACCAAGGAGGACTTGAGCGCAGCTCACTATTTCGATCCGCCCGACAACCGCCAAGGCGAGCACACGGTTCCCGACCCTCACGCCGAGTGGCAAACCGAGGCGCCCGCCGTCGCCCGAGAGTGGGTCAATTCCGACTACGCGCAGTGGCACGATTGGTCGCCGGCTCCGATTCTGAAGCGAGAAAATCCCCAGCAGGCTATTCCGCCGCCGCCGGACGCCATCAAACCAGCAGCGCATCACGTGCCTCCGACGGAATTCCAAAGCATTCCTGTGGTCCAGACGCCATCTTGGACGCTGCCATTTGAGCTGGGTCCGGGCGGTTTCCCGGGGTACCAGGGCTACGGCGCCCCCGCTTGGTTGCACCCACCGCCGTATTTCATCCCACCGGGGTCCCATCCCGCTGCATCCGCCCTGCCTGGACCACTctgattgtcaaaaaaaaaaaaaggtcaaatatgCAACACGTCAAAGAGACACATTTCATCGTTCATGATCTTCCGTCACCTGGTGTGAGAAAATTCAGTATACGTTTCAAAAATGCTTTCgaaagggaaaaaatatttaacatggaaatgtaaacagttgcccgcgacccttgtgaggaataagcggtcaagaaaatggatggatggatgtaaacaGTTGACAAACTTTTTGTCTCTCAATGCATCAAGAAGCTcaactgtattttttaatttttttcccaatttgcaaatttgtataaaaacactttttggttctttgtttgtttttgtttttttggttttgttttaatatgtataatttacaatCTTGAAACCCAtccaaagcaaaaataatacaGAATTGTGTATACTGAAAACAAGTTTATGGTTGATTAACCAAGTTTTGTATGTTCAACTTCATTTTTGGTGTGTTCTATGTTATCATATCACCAGTGTTCCTTTTGCACCATAGTGTGACTATTGGGATATGAATATATATGCTGTGTTGAAAAGAAATGTGCGTACTGCTGATATAGTTGTTTGTTCATGTCAAGTTTGTGTTGCATTTCAtatgtaaaacaataaaaaagtgaGAATCATGTATCCAGTGAGTGATATTTAAGATTGTATGTTTTTAATTGAATATCTTGCGCATCTTAGCATACAAACGTGAAGGTATGgtcattttagttgtttttatttttttaggttgtaCAGGTATGTGATAGTGTGGGCGTGGCCACAATTACACTTGAGGATTCTCTTCaaacattcaatttttttttaatttctttgtgATATCTCAAATTGACAAtatgtttattttactttacagACTTGACGCTCTGATTTGGACTGCATTGAGAAGAGAAGACACCTGATTCAAGCTCAAGCTAGCGAGGAGAACGGAGAACTGCAAGGTACAATTCTTTGCTACGTTCTGAAGCAGCCTTCTCCGAGCCCtctctttattttttgattCAGATGTCTCTATCGGTTACAATCTAAGGGGAGGGGgagagcaatttttttttttgtttggccatgtgtgtgcatgtaagTGGAAAGATATGGTATACATGTTGCAAAAACATTTAGTAATCAGCTAGCAGACGCTGGGCGTGGACCATCTTCTGTTGCTGCAAAGTGCCTCCTCGCCTCGCAGTCAAAGTAGTTCATatttgcatcaaatgtatgataacttggTTTACGATGATGAATAAATCTTAGATGTATTTttccagtttttatttatattcaacgtataaaacaaatactgaatTTATGGTTAAGTGTTGAGAGATTATGTCCTCTGTTGATTGTTTATAttcagttgatgtgtaatgttgcgcttgtgccactgtgaggcgctcgaataccttgttcttttatcctcctTTATTCTTTTATCTTTGTTTTTACTTCCGTTGTTGAGCCAGCATGCTGTAAATTGCAGACGTGCTTTGTTGTGCTTAAGCTGCCAAAACTTAACATTAAGGTTATTGTCAGCCATTGTAATTATTTATAGTCTTTCTTTGACACTTTTCAATACCTAAAATGCTCTATAGTTGTaacatgttttcaatttttgctttatAATACTTAATTTGGTGGACTCCGTTAGGCAATGtatgattgttaaaaaaatgatttgtgttTTATCAACTGAGTGTAAATGgacgaaaaacaaacaaaaaaatacataaaaaaattattaaatacatTCTAAAATCAATTAAACAGTTAAGATATCAAAACATGTTGATGTTGTTTGTgcacaaatatgacacaaattgacCAGAAATTATTTAATGTTAATTCAGAGGCCGAATGCTGAGgtggtgaaaaaataaaaatagatacaaAAAGTGTCGCAACATTGCATGCAACACATTATAGGCTTCAAACgtataaaaagtgcattttttttctttttgcttttccttaaaaaaataaaataaaaaatcatcacaAACGAAAGTGGTGCGGATCATAAGCAGGGTAAGGGACGTGTGAATGGCTGAAGTTATTGACAGGGAGGTTGGGCAGAGGGGTTCCGGTGCACAACCGCTTGCTCATTCTGTGGTAAGCAGCGCCTCCTGCTGGACATGGCACAGGACTGTGGTCGTGCACGGGGATGCGATCCTCCGCATCCAAACCGAGGCGGTGCTTCTCGACCCGCGGCGTGGAAATATAAAGGTGATGaggaaaatgatgatgatgatgacgatgttgGCTTTGTACGGGCTCGCTGGACAGTGGTGAGGTTCTGTGGGTCAAGGTTCTAGCGGGGGCGGGGCTGTCTCGTTTCAGGAGAGACTCGATGGAGAAGGGCCCGCTGAACTTGACCTCGCAGCTGATCTGgaccgacggcggcggcggtgttGCCGCTTCCCCCTTGACGTCCTTCAGATGGCCCTTCAGCTCGGGAAAGAGGTCCAGGATGTTCTGAAAGTGACGGCGCACCATCTTGGTGGTGATGTGACTCATGTCGAGCTTCCAGAAGTTACGTTTCCCAGGCACCAAGGAGGCTGGCACCAAAGGAATCTGGAACAGGGAGGGGGaggtaaatataaaatattttaagaatAAATTCGCACtcagtgttgtttttggtgaacacttaagaagttttttgttttttttttcgtttgagaACCACAgatttgttgtattttacaaccaGTGCAAACTTTGCCTCACATAAATCTGCTAGCTTTATGCTagcacacaatgcaaaacgtCATTAAAAGACCAATGAAACTAGCATTGATACGCTACTCTACTTTATAAACAATTAAGGCTTGAAACAAAAATTAATGTGACCGTCCAACCCAGTACAGTCAACAGGTGAGCCGAGACGTTTGCAATGCAAGCTTGTGGGCTCCCTGACGTCAATTCCTGTAGTATAGAGCAAAATGGCAGCTCCCTGATATTGATGAAAATGGATGGTCTTAAttgtgcttaattcatattccacgaaCACATTATGAATCAAAACTGAGTTTCGAATTAGACTACAGATACACCAAAATAGAAGCCAATAAGTGTTACTTGGAGCTGAtacttgtttttaataaaagcgAAAATGTTGTAGTCAAAATATGCAAATTCATAACTTTCTCAAAATGTCTTTACACGCCATTTTaaaatccctaaaaaaaaaagtactagttCAGTCTATAGTGGAGACATGTAAAATATGTGTTACTTCTTGGATATTTACGATTACGTTTATATTAAACTAAAATGTGTATATTATGTGTATATTCAACTAAAATGAATCAAAGCTAcatttaagtatttttattaGAATTTGCTTTGCTGTTCTTTCCCCTCCTCCGCTTCCTCAGCCCATCTTGCTGATTACAGATTAGCACAAAAGTCACCGAGTCCTCATCTCGCCGCTTGAACTCATTCTAGTGTTGTTTACcgtctcctttttttccccttttattttaactttcttGTAGGACCATCTTACCTTGACAAAACACTTGTTGGTGGACAAACACACTCTGACGTTGTTCTCGATGGACTTCCTGTTCTCTTGGACCAGCGGGCCCATCCTCTCCATCAACTGCGAGACATCACCAACAGGTGAGAAACGGGCTTTTCTTTACATGAAGCTTATTAAGCCTCTTACCTGCACGAAGGTGAGCATTTTATCCGGGGCGTACTGCAGGATGACGGCGATGCGGGCCAGGTAGGTGGTGCTCCTCCGGAGGACTTCCCGGCGCGCGCCTCCAACGCCGGGCGGGCGCTGCACTTGGAGCTTGTTGCTGGATTTCGGCATGATTGCGTGGTGGATGCAGCTCAGTCAAGCCAGGCAGGTATGAGGAGCTCAGAAGTTGGCCCGCACTTTATAAGGCCCACTGGGACAATGGAGGGTGTGTGCACCCGCGCGGGTGCTTAATGGGGACCTTTTGATACTCGGATGGGTCGTTAGCAAAGGTGGAGTTTGTTTCTGCATGGACACTTgaggagaaagaagaaaaaaaaagtgggggggaAGGGTTTTTTAAAGTGGAAATACTCTATTAACCTGATTAAGTTTGCATTATGCAACATCAGCCAGGCCACTTGAGGAGTTCCAGATGTTACCTGGATAATGTTAAGTGCCCATATTAAATCTGTATTATAGTGTGAGCAGCATGGTCACTTCATgagttgcttatttatttattcatttattttttttttattaaagatggCAGTATTAActtaaactaatttaaaaaaaaaatgcaggcgtGACTGGCCCAAACCAGTGTTTATAATAGCTTTGGATTTTgcattatatttgttttaaattcatttcgacttttttttttaattcagtttttattatttttatttttttaatgcttcattttagttgaaTTTttattcgtgtttttttttatgtatggaTTGTTTGTTGTGAAAgcttcattttgacttttgctttttaaattcagtttttattttatttctttaaatgctgcgttttagttgagtttttattagtttttttttttttttagtttttattaatatggATTGTTTGTTGTGAAAGACaggcctataaaaaaaaaccagcTTGCACGTATTGTGAAATAATACAGTAAACTTAAATTCTCAAATAACGGTTTGACAATTCTTTTTTGTACAGACAAACAGtaacaccaaaataaaattttcaatttcaaatgaacccccaaaatattaatatttattgacAAACAACGGACTGTGAGGCTATAATTATGgttggttttagttagttttataaatttaacatagtttgttttttttttaaattaattttgtattttattatgataacaaaaaaatgtttattttttttcaaatgagtttttccTATTTGTTTTCATTAACTACAATAACCTTTGTCCAAACATTAGGTGGGAATTAATACAGTAAATGTATTACATCAGTCGATGGTGTACAACAAAATACTCACTCCTTTGCTTGTATAGTTACttaaaatgtatgaataaaTATGTGCTTATAAGGTGAAATAATGTATTACTTATTGCTtcagtttattttaaacatttttaattgcattgttatttttgcttaataaaaaaaaaatcaacaaaaattaataaatgaaactaccaaaataataataaatgaccaTATCACTTCTCAATGGTTACTTTACATCTCtggtcacaacattaggtacactatTTAATGATGTAATGCTGATATTGTTACATCACACTTTTTACAGACAATATATATTAATGTACTCCACTATTTATtcctttttatttagtttttatttactttaagtTATTGTAATTGCTGCAGTTTTAACATTTGATAATAAATGCACAAAAATGCAAATACATTTCTGAGTAATAGCCGCTCATTATTGTTTTTGCTCTGGCCTTGTAATTGGTTACTTTTGACTTGATTTTATCCAAGTGTCGTGCTTTGACTTCATGTTTGTGACCAGCTAAAGCGTCCATCTTGTTGTTTTTCTCCTCGAAGAGAACAGTCTGCATTAGGACGAGCAATCTGGTCCTTTTTGTTCTTCTGTGCGCTGCATTTGCATCTCTGATCCCCACTCGGCTTCGTTTgcactgccacaaaaaaaaaaaagttaggccGTCAAAGGTGCTGCTTTCACTTGCATATCAAGCTGATTGCACGCAGATGCAAGTCATCAACTTGAAACTATGGGAAGTGTTGGCCTTGTGTTGTCCTTATCCAAGTGAAAGAATGTGGCTGTGTGCTTTTTGTCTGTATATTCTCTCCCAATGTTTGTCTTGGGTGGTTTATTTTACAAGTGTTGAACTAAATATAGAAAATCTGCTTTTAAGGTAGATTAGTAGTAATAAaagtgctgtattttttttttaacaaaataattaaaactgactccggtctcctcccacattccaaagacatgcatggcaggttaatcgggcgctccgaattgtccctaggtgtgcgtgtgagtgtggatggttgttcgtctctgtgtgccctgcgattggctggcaaccagtccagggcgtaccccgcctactgcccagagccagctgagataggcgccagcagcccccgcgacccttgtgaggaataagcggtcaagaaaatggatggatggataattaaaactgaaacactttttgtttgttggacAATAACAATATACTTTtactaatgtttttttgtggtttctttggTGAAAtaggactatatatatatatatatatatatatatgcatgctATTTTATAATCTATGAGATATTTGGCAGAAAGTacacaatttaatttaattaaaataagggATTTGGGGGGGGATAGAAAAATAGATATAACTTCTAAAAACACGTTTTTCTGATTGACATTGATATTTTCCATTTCTACATTTCCCAATTCCACTACGCTGCTGTAAGTTGTTGAaaaagactattttgtgtttacGATATTATAAAGTAAAATATATGATGGTACAGTGCTACATCCCAATTGAATGTAAATAGGCTGGCATAAAGTGTTCTTTGACCGCTGTGAATGCAGCCGAGAATGAGGTGCAAATCACAGGAATGCAACTGGAGACCTTTTCTTCAGATGTTTGTTGTGAGTGGAGCACTCGTCATCTCATTTGCTGCAGCCTTTGTTTGCCATAATGGGATTCTTTTCTCTCCAAACTCCAAAGGCAACCTGCCCAGATGAAAAAGAGCGCCCCATCAGACAGCCTTTTACACTAAACTCGGGGAAAAGTATCTATCAGgaatgataggaaaaaaaatttcAGAATTGTACTTGTCAATAGAATGACCCCATTTGGCATCTACAACTAAGTGTGGCGAACAAACCACAAAGTCTCTAAATGGCTAACATTTGAaccactttcaaaataaataattaaatggaaGATTTACAGCCCAAACAAATATATTAAGAGGTATTTAGGAATGCTATTCAAAATCacagatttatatttttttttagggctcgTAAACGTCTGACTGATTTGTGACGGCTGTGGACGGAGAAACATTCCTATACGCATGCGCTTAAGTGCGATGTCATcattcaccactaggtggccaaACAAACACTCTTCCAGGATATGTTGGGGGTCACTTATTCACACCATGAGGGATTTtatctttgttttttctttgtaacCGTGTACTAGTACAGTATTATGTTTCTACttatatattcataaatgtaCGGTTTATAGCCCAAAGGTGTCAAGTAATAGCTCTATGAAGGGCATGTTATCCCATAAGTATTTATTTTCCCTCATTTCCCTTCCATGAATTAATTACCAATCAATAATTAACTATCACGAATTAATAATAGCATcctattttttgcttttgtttaaaaaaaacaacgccgaGAAGTCGAGTATAGTCACTGATTCTATCTGTTTTGACATCATCAGACCAGTAGAGGTCAGTCTTGTATAAAATTATGTCAATTCCGTTTTTACTTGTAGTGTAATTCCCATTTGGCATTTTCCTCCAGTGGCAGGGCGGCCTTCATTTATCCCCTGGGAAAGCCACCACTACCATCCCTCATCTAATAAACGTGCCATAAACACAGGGGTTAATTAGATTTGAATTAATTTTAGTCTTTCAATCAATCCATCTAAAAAGATCCGAGGAGCCAGCAATGAATGACTGTTGCAGGatttgatgaaaaatgtggatttatttacttatgtatTATCGTTGTCTGTTAAACGAGTGACCCGGCCTGCAAGTTATGGAAGTCCACCTGCCTGTCACCTCCCTTTTGATTAATGACCCAGCTGGACCACATTGCTATCTCTCAAGAGCCCACACGGGAGATTTACTGCCATCGGTGGGCAGGAAGTGTGCGAAGCAAAGACACAATTTGGGAAGGAATATCTCATTCCAGGGCTGTGGAGATATGATCATCTTATTTAGGAGGAGGGTAGCATGGAGCAGCTCTTCCTGAAAGGacaaaattgtaaatattgaTCCCCCAAATGAAGTGTCAATCTCCGTGGGTCAGATTATTACCTTGCTCAAGAGCGAGATTACAAAACAGCGTTTCTTCATTTTGGAACGATTCCTGCAGATAACCAACATCACGACAGAATAAATTCATCCAAAAAAGAAATTTGGTGAGTTAAGAAAAaattacgttgtttttttttgtcatttatttttccatatttttattttgctgagGTTGTATAGGGTTGCAATGAATTATTTTTGGTTCACAACTGTTCGCTTGCAGGTCAACAAGGACCTCTTACAGTAGGATTGAGCCCAGATTGTCATACTTTGTCCCCACagcatttttaatatttctttagtggcaatgtttggtcattttatggCATTTTATAGTGTTACACTTAGTTGGAaatgtaggcttttttttcaacttagAAATGAATGGTAAAAATGATATACAACACAGGATTATTCATAAATGTTACATTCAGACGTAATAGACAATACCTTAAgagacattaaataaataagatggCGTGAAAAGCTGAGGTCGAGATTAGTTTTGTCATAACAAAATAGTTTCCACTCGTTAGCATGATAAAACAATGTAAACTaatagtatgcaaaaaaaagttcaaattaaATCTGTTAAATTGAAACATGTAATTACATTGAAAATAAGataattatagtaaaaaaaaaatgctgatgatTATTTGATCATGATCCTGCTGACTGACGTCCTGATTTTCATGCAAACTGTCAGTAGGGGGCAGTATTTTCCAAATGCAGCCACTGTTACCTCATTGTTTATCTGCTGTGATTCgggcctgtgtgtgtgtatgaggtGAGGGTCACACAAGTTCCACCCCTTCGATTAGAACCACTCGCCTCTTTTTAGTAAAACTAATGACGCCAATTTCAACATTTGTCGCCGGTTTTCCATCGTCTGGTCGCGTTGACTTTTAACGGCAGACGGTGCACTATTTGACTTATCAATACGTCCTCTAATCCGCCCAATCAGCATTTCCGTTGCACTTAATTGATTGAATGGGCCTCATTTGGACAAATGAGAGCGAGTGCTGCTATCAAAAGTGTGAAACGCAAGGACGACGACTGCctccagcactttttttttttaactctccaTTAATTGCCATTTACAAAGTGTGGCCTGATCACAATTTGTTTTACTTAGTTAGCCATCAATGTGTCATGCTACCCACCCCCAaggagaggataaag
This portion of the Festucalex cinctus isolate MCC-2025b chromosome 19, RoL_Fcin_1.0, whole genome shotgun sequence genome encodes:
- the LOC144007873 gene encoding uncharacterized protein LOC144007873, with the protein product MQHDGTQSGLSSELFESLKLYLNNSNRLQPIIGLCSITECVKAGSRRGGEAVYLCEVCACRLSKGDMRNHIMGSLHRFNYTKSWHPHLLSDVKQSGADVSVMAWPLMEIARMLEDKEGPGDIKLLEVEEATFEMLKGASDSEAINLSKFLMYGPTEPKIHMNDNHEEDEENVDEDEEHRVVTVDHWKAQFADGDASSWAKESVLSFGHTLRDRYKGPKPLIGLFRVTECVCEEDGRTYCFLCHCCRTRVKTRAFYSHFSSSGHLRSYLMETRREQMEAAGPNVGNNAQMMAGKVEREEGRGEMEVVKVPQFFCGQLATESYKWCVTRLRKRGSPTVHKWTKAQKGVAKVKKRAEGVQSRVVFKVSLPLTEGPLLLERTSFSHDSPPLESLDPDFDCEPANPGEDATKEDLSAAHYFDPPDNRQGEHTVPDPHAEWQTEAPAVAREWVNSDYAQWHDWSPAPILKRENPQQAIPPPPDAIKPAAHHVPPTEFQSIPVVQTPSWTLPFELGPGGFPGYQGYGAPAWLHPPPYFIPPGSHPAASALPGPL
- the LOC144007739 gene encoding forkhead box protein C2-like; translation: MPKSSNKLQVQRPPGVGGARREVLRRSTTYLARIAVILQYAPDKMLTFVQLMERMGPLVQENRKSIENNVRVCLSTNKCFVKIPLVPASLVPGKRNFWKLDMSHITTKMVRRHFQNILDLFPELKGHLKDVKGEAATPPPPSVQISCEVKFSGPFSIESLLKRDSPAPARTLTHRTSPLSSEPVQSQHRHHHHHFPHHLYISTPRVEKHRLGLDAEDRIPVHDHSPVPCPAGGAAYHRMSKRLCTGTPLPNLPVNNFSHSHVPYPAYDPHHFRL